A genomic stretch from Leptospira licerasiae serovar Varillal str. VAR 010 includes:
- the aroC gene encoding chorismate synthase has protein sequence MPSSWGKIFKVSTFGESHGEAVGVVVEGVPAGIPIRLDEIQKDLNRRRPGQSKLTTPRDESDTVRVLSGVFEGKTIGSPIALIVNNQNTISKDYENLRETFRPSHADYTYQTKYGFRAHVGGGRSSVRETIARVAAGAIARMILEDDLGVKTVAWVDTIGTISSEIAENKYPQTREEVDVNEVRCPDTQAADKMRSLILQMKEAGDSVGGIIRSASYNLPPGLGDPVYDKLDGDIAKAILSIPACKGFEVGSGFSGTLLTGSTHNDEFYVEEGSGRVRTRTNNSGGLQGGISNGETLVVRAAFKPTSTIFKKQNTVNIEGKETTLEAKGRHDPCVLPRAVPIVEAAINLVLVDAYLYQRAMNPQWFQKWAQIPDYYKDLKL, from the coding sequence ATGCCTTCCAGTTGGGGTAAAATATTCAAAGTTAGTACGTTCGGAGAATCTCACGGAGAAGCCGTGGGAGTTGTTGTTGAAGGAGTTCCGGCAGGGATCCCGATCCGATTGGATGAGATCCAAAAGGATCTAAACAGAAGAAGACCCGGACAAAGTAAACTCACCACTCCTAGGGACGAATCGGATACGGTCCGAGTTCTTTCCGGGGTCTTTGAAGGAAAAACGATCGGTAGTCCGATCGCATTGATCGTAAACAATCAGAATACGATCTCAAAGGATTACGAAAATTTAAGGGAAACTTTCCGCCCTTCTCACGCAGACTATACTTATCAAACCAAGTACGGATTTCGCGCACATGTCGGTGGGGGAAGGTCCTCCGTTCGCGAAACGATCGCGAGAGTTGCCGCAGGTGCGATTGCCAGAATGATCTTAGAAGATGATCTAGGTGTCAAAACAGTCGCTTGGGTAGACACGATCGGCACCATTTCTTCCGAAATTGCTGAGAACAAATATCCCCAAACCAGAGAAGAGGTGGATGTAAACGAAGTTCGTTGTCCGGACACTCAAGCTGCGGACAAAATGCGTTCTCTTATTCTGCAAATGAAAGAAGCGGGAGACAGCGTTGGCGGAATTATTCGTTCTGCTTCTTATAATCTACCTCCAGGGTTAGGAGATCCGGTGTACGACAAATTGGATGGGGACATAGCTAAGGCGATCCTATCCATCCCTGCCTGCAAAGGATTCGAGGTAGGTTCCGGATTTTCTGGAACGCTTCTAACCGGAAGTACTCATAACGATGAGTTTTACGTAGAAGAAGGATCAGGAAGAGTCCGCACTCGCACAAATAATTCGGGGGGACTCCAAGGTGGGATCTCCAACGGAGAAACTTTGGTGGTCCGAGCTGCGTTTAAACCCACCTCTACTATTTTCAAAAAACAAAATACAGTAAATATCGAAGGAAAAGAAACCACACTGGAAGCGAAAGGCAGGCACGATCCATGCGTTCTACCTAGAGCGGTTCCGATCGTGGAAGCAGCGATAAACCTGGTTCTAGTCGACGCTTATCTTTACCAAAGAGCGATGAATCCTCAATGGTTCCAGAAATGGGCTCAAATTCCGGATTATTACAAGGATTTAAAACTCTGA
- a CDS encoding 2Fe-2S iron-sulfur cluster-binding protein — protein sequence MVKIKIDGIEYEVDEKKNLISAAKDAGVDIPFFCYHPKLSVVGMCRMCLIEIEGIPRLQVACNTKVTEGLSIITKSDRVIEAREGTMEFLLANHPLDCPVCDKAGECQLQDNSFGSGKGNSRFTLEKRNIPQEEIGSNLIINHNRCIVCYRCVRFEEEMVGESNLGLFERGYHSIIGLAKEEPIDHNYQGALADICPVGALLNHKTLFKSRVWWYKSEDSVCPGCSTGCKTYTNVRDNKMFRYMPRIDEEKDQYFLCDKGRFNVDWLNTNRLFSFYKNGEPSVSTTVLDEISEKISRSKKIAVIGGAHESDQNLKSIKESLSKLGVAFVTEARVGSEQYKEPEQVDFQYTTDKRPNTKGAVDAGFISSDGIDSIRSAAAKGEFDLVFVIKEKISETLAGVPSESIVLLETNLTEDVTKAKYSVPIKAYSEQNGSFTNKKGWIQNFNKSMEAPKGLSSSAEIFSLLQKKTLELRSNPREAAVGNS from the coding sequence GTGGTCAAGATAAAGATAGACGGGATCGAATACGAGGTCGACGAGAAAAAAAATCTAATATCCGCCGCGAAAGATGCCGGAGTGGATATACCGTTTTTCTGTTATCATCCTAAATTATCCGTTGTGGGCATGTGTCGTATGTGTCTCATCGAGATAGAAGGGATCCCTCGCTTACAAGTTGCCTGCAATACTAAAGTGACCGAAGGGCTTTCCATTATCACAAAGAGTGATAGAGTTATAGAAGCAAGAGAAGGAACGATGGAATTCCTACTTGCTAACCACCCGTTAGATTGCCCTGTCTGTGATAAGGCCGGAGAATGCCAACTCCAAGATAATTCTTTCGGATCTGGAAAGGGGAATTCCAGATTCACATTAGAAAAAAGGAATATTCCTCAGGAAGAGATCGGTTCCAACCTGATCATTAACCACAATCGTTGTATCGTATGTTACCGTTGTGTTCGCTTCGAGGAAGAGATGGTAGGAGAGTCCAACCTGGGACTCTTTGAGAGAGGATATCATTCTATTATAGGTCTCGCAAAGGAAGAACCTATCGATCATAATTACCAGGGCGCGCTTGCAGATATTTGCCCGGTTGGTGCATTATTAAACCATAAAACGTTATTCAAATCCAGGGTTTGGTGGTACAAATCCGAAGATTCCGTTTGTCCCGGTTGTAGCACAGGTTGTAAAACTTACACGAACGTAAGAGATAACAAAATGTTCCGTTATATGCCTCGTATCGACGAGGAGAAGGACCAGTATTTCCTTTGCGATAAGGGAAGATTCAACGTGGATTGGCTCAATACCAATAGATTGTTCTCCTTCTATAAAAATGGAGAACCAAGCGTAAGCACAACGGTACTAGATGAGATCTCTGAAAAAATTTCCCGGTCCAAAAAGATCGCTGTGATCGGCGGAGCTCATGAGTCGGATCAGAACTTAAAATCCATCAAAGAATCTTTGTCTAAGCTCGGAGTTGCATTCGTAACAGAAGCAAGAGTAGGCTCCGAACAATACAAAGAACCTGAACAAGTGGATTTCCAATATACTACGGACAAAAGACCGAATACTAAAGGTGCTGTAGATGCCGGATTTATTTCCTCAGACGGTATAGATTCTATTCGTTCTGCGGCGGCAAAAGGCGAATTCGATCTGGTTTTTGTAATTAAAGAAAAGATTTCCGAGACCTTGGCCGGCGTTCCTTCTGAATCTATAGTACTCTTAGAAACGAATCTTACGGAAGACGTGACTAAGGCAAAATATTCGGTGCCGATCAAGGCGTATTCGGAACAAAACGGAAGTTTTACGAACAAGAAGGGATGGATCCAGAACTTTAATAAATCAATGGAAGCTCCAAAAGGTCTATCAAGTTCTGCGGAAATCTTCTCGTTGTTGCAAAAGAAAACGTTAGAATTACGTTCTAACCCTAGAGAGGCAGCCGTTGGGAACAGTTAA
- a CDS encoding NuoI/complex I 23 kDa subunit family protein codes for MGTVNVINVAAKHKPAWYQRLYSYSIANGLWITLKHFIKAAFLKGAVTLEFPEKKRKFSPRFRGMHTMKRDEIGRERCTSCFCCMWICPADAIKIEAGHVTPEIQHLHPEDKFAKKFEIDLLRCIFCGMCEEACPKGAIYLDGPAEMAADNREDLILTKERMMQKVGGPIIGERL; via the coding sequence TTGGGAACAGTTAATGTAATTAATGTAGCGGCAAAACATAAGCCGGCTTGGTACCAAAGATTATACTCCTATTCTATCGCGAATGGTCTTTGGATCACTTTAAAACATTTTATCAAAGCTGCTTTTCTAAAAGGTGCAGTTACATTAGAATTTCCTGAAAAGAAAAGAAAGTTCTCTCCTCGTTTTCGTGGAATGCATACCATGAAACGTGACGAGATCGGTAGAGAGAGATGCACTAGCTGTTTCTGTTGTATGTGGATCTGCCCGGCAGACGCGATCAAGATAGAAGCTGGGCATGTTACCCCTGAAATACAGCATCTTCATCCTGAAGACAAGTTTGCTAAGAAGTTTGAGATAGATCTGTTGCGTTGTATATTTTGCGGAATGTGCGAAGAAGCATGTCCTAAAGGAGCAATTTATTTAGATGGTCCTGCAGAAATGGCGGCAGACAATAGAGAAGACCTGATCTTGACTAAAGAAAGAATGATGCAAAAAGTCGGCGGGCCGATCATAGGAGAAAGGCTGTAG
- a CDS encoding DUF433 domain-containing protein, whose product METDTKTLDRIISHPSICGGKPVIRGTSIRVLEILDMIFLGFGYREILNEYPNIKVLDIEACLEYASKRLHSPILDKANRELPREFASELRDAERRVS is encoded by the coding sequence ATGGAAACAGATACAAAAACACTAGACCGTATTATCTCTCATCCTTCCATCTGCGGAGGTAAACCGGTTATCAGGGGAACCTCGATCCGAGTTTTAGAAATATTAGATATGATTTTTTTAGGATTCGGATACCGTGAAATCCTAAATGAATATCCGAATATTAAAGTTTTGGATATCGAAGCTTGTTTGGAATACGCTTCTAAAAGATTGCATTCTCCGATATTGGATAAAGCAAATAGAGAACTTCCGAGAGAATTTGCATCGGAACTAAGAGATGCAGAGCGGAGAGTCTCTTAA
- a CDS encoding RICIN domain-containing protein, producing the protein MLSSLLPSKSGNGSKLFSAAASTYFHNEIFPPHWLNWTTDGANPIETGPTFLTRGLKCSGRYCDDVNLLASESGYTHTNSWWTDWFSEEGTNYRVCDNNAFVTGIKCSGSYCDNVSLKCSQLNNNGVRTGCYWTSGISEEDGGKFVAPESMYIAGASCNGRYCDTMSLYLCQADNGGPSVDYDALAQQFAPRLRFDQETTTGSGDSGKCFTSDPQTYYTQRAAGVSAQDLCNKDYSTISNNQVPIFYETSPVGTNAVLIRYWFFYAWQSTCFLSFGSHAADWEGMSVLVVNGQMKRVAWSQHSGWYSKETGNFEVVNGTHPVAYVGKNAHGSFHDDGGSGGCLYFEDFRNPGGNDYHQDTWNNLVKLRRGGDAPSWMNCQGDGCFDGIGHPMERGDWRSRAGCGSDGCGKSSVGGNIPFVNDPTGSDYSGIMAKHSGKVLDVSGVSTSDSVNIWQWTNVGQDNQKWALESTGDGYFRFIAKHSGKCMNVKGGSTAAGMNVIQYSCGGGNNERFQLLSYGDGFFALQAKHSSQCLDIAGGATGDGGLLVQWPCAWTDNEKFQFLR; encoded by the coding sequence ATGCTTTCTAGCCTTCTCCCTTCTAAAAGCGGAAATGGATCTAAGTTATTTAGCGCGGCAGCCAGCACTTATTTTCATAACGAGATTTTTCCTCCACATTGGTTGAATTGGACCACTGATGGTGCGAACCCGATCGAGACAGGACCAACTTTCTTAACTCGCGGTTTGAAATGTAGCGGTCGTTATTGCGACGATGTAAACCTTCTCGCAAGCGAATCCGGATACACTCATACCAATAGTTGGTGGACAGATTGGTTCTCCGAAGAAGGAACTAATTATCGTGTTTGCGATAATAATGCATTCGTAACCGGTATTAAATGTTCCGGAAGTTATTGTGATAACGTTTCCTTAAAATGTTCTCAATTGAACAATAACGGTGTTAGAACCGGATGTTATTGGACTTCCGGTATTTCAGAGGAAGATGGGGGAAAATTTGTAGCTCCTGAATCTATGTATATAGCCGGTGCAAGCTGTAATGGTCGCTATTGTGATACTATGAGCTTATATCTTTGCCAGGCGGATAACGGTGGACCAAGCGTTGACTACGACGCTCTTGCTCAACAATTCGCACCTCGTTTAAGATTCGATCAAGAGACTACTACAGGCTCTGGAGATTCCGGAAAATGTTTTACGAGTGATCCTCAGACTTATTACACTCAAAGAGCCGCAGGAGTTTCCGCGCAAGATCTTTGTAATAAGGATTATTCTACAATTTCCAATAACCAAGTTCCGATTTTCTACGAGACTTCTCCAGTTGGAACGAATGCGGTTCTTATCAGGTACTGGTTCTTCTATGCTTGGCAAAGTACTTGTTTCTTAAGTTTCGGAAGTCACGCTGCAGACTGGGAAGGAATGAGTGTCCTAGTAGTAAACGGACAGATGAAACGAGTTGCTTGGTCTCAACACTCTGGATGGTATTCCAAAGAAACTGGTAACTTTGAAGTAGTGAATGGAACTCACCCTGTTGCGTATGTCGGTAAAAACGCGCATGGATCTTTCCATGATGACGGTGGATCCGGCGGATGTTTGTATTTCGAAGATTTCAGAAATCCAGGCGGTAACGATTACCACCAAGACACTTGGAACAACTTAGTTAAGTTGAGAAGAGGTGGAGACGCTCCTAGTTGGATGAATTGCCAAGGAGACGGATGTTTTGACGGGATCGGTCATCCGATGGAAAGAGGAGACTGGCGTTCTCGTGCAGGTTGTGGATCTGACGGTTGTGGTAAATCTTCTGTCGGAGGAAATATTCCTTTCGTGAATGATCCTACAGGTTCTGATTATTCCGGTATCATGGCAAAACATAGCGGCAAGGTATTGGATGTCTCCGGTGTTAGCACGAGCGATAGTGTTAATATTTGGCAATGGACGAACGTAGGCCAAGACAATCAAAAATGGGCACTTGAGTCTACAGGTGACGGATACTTTAGATTTATCGCAAAACATAGCGGCAAATGTATGAATGTGAAGGGCGGATCCACTGCAGCAGGAATGAATGTAATTCAATATTCTTGCGGCGGAGGAAACAATGAAAGATTCCAATTACTCTCTTACGGAGATGGATTCTTTGCACTTCAAGCAAAACATAGCAGTCAGTGTCTGGATATTGCAGGCGGCGCGACTGGAGACGGAGGTCTCTTGGTCCAATGGCCTTGTGCTTGGACTGATAACGAAAAGTTCCAGTTCTTGCGTTAA
- a CDS encoding RNA polymerase sigma factor: protein MQGLSQQEFITLYESCKNTVYHFLLKLSGNPEIAEDLTQETFLKAFEVMDRFDSERGSFSSWSCTIAKNLYFKHFNRTKKETGNVSINVENFPELSGGNHEDPLELEKNSLNLALKDGVSRLPEPEKSIILLKEIQKKTLKETADALGISERTVSRRLLSAFRLLRTHLEAEGIGL, encoded by the coding sequence ATGCAAGGTCTTTCCCAACAGGAATTTATTACTCTCTACGAGTCCTGCAAGAATACAGTGTATCATTTCCTGCTCAAACTCTCAGGAAATCCCGAAATTGCCGAAGATTTGACCCAAGAGACATTCTTAAAGGCCTTTGAGGTCATGGATCGTTTTGATTCCGAAAGGGGTAGTTTCTCTTCTTGGTCCTGCACGATCGCTAAAAACCTTTATTTTAAACATTTCAATCGTACAAAGAAGGAGACTGGGAACGTCTCAATTAATGTAGAGAACTTTCCGGAGCTTTCGGGTGGGAATCATGAAGATCCTCTTGAATTGGAGAAAAATTCCCTCAATTTAGCTTTAAAAGATGGGGTTTCCCGTCTTCCCGAGCCTGAAAAGAGTATAATACTACTGAAGGAAATCCAAAAGAAAACTCTCAAAGAGACTGCGGATGCTCTCGGAATATCTGAGAGAACCGTTAGTCGTCGTTTGCTTAGCGCGTTCAGATTATTAAGAACGCATCTTGAAGCGGAAGGGATCGGACTATAA
- the rsx gene encoding LIMLP_03685 family anti-sigma factor, which translates to MALHTQQSNSFEDLLESYLSGELDAVGKKQLLEIVLKDPERAAEYRRLTQIQSQLRTSGAFQELKNLSPKSSPKAVLPFPKPTIYLAAAALVFAVFGIYFYQNSQIKKGEATLDKFTYSYGDCSIEGKTSQAGEDVSGKRIVSGKSSVCDVQLEGEKSVALRALPNTDFTAERKENAIHVSLGYGTILLDSQGPKDSENISIGSDDFRLILEGTKVSVNKGRTDSSLSVKVLEGKVRLESGDAIFFESVSSWLTKEELALLAKEYPILFDKRQLTIESGQQLAWKGLSPARMEGLKKIEDSIKASKKSQPSAQLDETLIKSLKPHVDSLPKDPFLISPKELKNSLKKILPDEKADLERKFASMVRFPPKDLKEREQLMELVKKVDKASITDILNNKGPGIGKAISQEVRILYLKDGSMERGIIYQQDSFYVVLRPDGNLIIPMDAVERIESE; encoded by the coding sequence ATGGCATTACATACCCAACAGTCGAATAGTTTCGAAGACCTACTTGAGTCTTATCTTTCCGGTGAGCTTGACGCTGTCGGAAAGAAACAACTTTTGGAGATCGTATTAAAAGACCCTGAAAGAGCGGCCGAATACCGAAGACTTACCCAAATCCAATCCCAGCTCAGGACTTCTGGCGCATTCCAGGAATTAAAAAACCTATCTCCTAAATCTTCCCCTAAAGCAGTCCTACCATTCCCTAAACCTACGATCTATCTTGCAGCGGCAGCTTTGGTATTTGCAGTATTTGGAATATACTTCTATCAGAATTCCCAAATTAAAAAGGGAGAAGCCACTTTAGACAAGTTTACTTATTCATATGGTGACTGTTCTATCGAAGGTAAAACTTCCCAAGCGGGAGAAGATGTATCCGGCAAAAGGATCGTATCCGGAAAATCTTCAGTATGTGACGTTCAGTTAGAAGGTGAAAAGAGTGTGGCTCTTAGAGCTTTGCCAAATACGGACTTCACTGCGGAACGTAAAGAAAATGCAATCCATGTGTCTCTAGGTTACGGTACTATTCTCTTAGATAGCCAAGGCCCTAAGGATTCGGAAAATATCTCCATAGGTTCAGACGATTTCAGATTAATCTTAGAAGGAACTAAGGTCTCGGTTAATAAAGGACGTACTGATTCTTCTCTTTCCGTAAAGGTGTTAGAAGGAAAAGTCAGATTAGAGTCCGGAGATGCGATCTTCTTTGAGTCAGTCTCCAGTTGGCTAACTAAGGAAGAATTAGCGTTACTCGCGAAAGAATATCCTATCCTATTCGATAAAAGACAATTAACGATAGAATCGGGCCAACAACTTGCATGGAAAGGACTCTCTCCCGCAAGAATGGAAGGTCTTAAAAAGATCGAAGATTCGATCAAGGCCAGTAAAAAATCCCAGCCTAGCGCTCAATTAGATGAAACGCTTATCAAAAGCCTAAAACCTCATGTAGATTCTCTTCCTAAAGATCCATTCTTGATCTCTCCTAAAGAGCTTAAGAACTCTCTTAAAAAAATACTTCCGGACGAAAAAGCGGATCTTGAAAGAAAATTTGCAAGTATGGTCCGTTTCCCGCCAAAAGACCTGAAAGAAAGAGAACAACTAATGGAATTGGTCAAGAAGGTGGACAAGGCATCCATTACGGATATCTTAAATAACAAAGGTCCTGGTATCGGTAAGGCAATTTCTCAGGAAGTTCGTATCCTTTATCTAAAAGACGGATCTATGGAAAGAGGGATTATCTACCAGCAAGATAGTTTCTATGTGGTATTAAGACCTGATGGAAACTTGATCATTCCTATGGATGCCGTAGAAAGAATAGAATCAGAATAA
- a CDS encoding TIGR02206 family membrane protein yields MRFEHWDPLHFIILFLTAFLGLGLPYTARKFASPKIKNMIGFILGVILLLNYCIYVIYRIDSGYWQVRYDLPMEFCNWSAIVTSLALFTRNRTLAELSYFWVIAGSMQGVITPDLSVTFPHIYFFIFFIAHSGLVISALYVVFGLELTPRKGAVLRSVLYTQIYVVTALVIDFALDANYGYMREKSAAGSLMDYLGPWPIYILWMQALGMILFTLLYLPFWKKNLREES; encoded by the coding sequence ATGAGATTCGAACATTGGGACCCTCTCCATTTTATTATTCTTTTCTTAACTGCATTCCTCGGCCTCGGCTTACCTTATACCGCTAGAAAGTTCGCATCTCCAAAAATCAAAAATATGATCGGGTTTATCCTAGGAGTAATTCTACTTTTAAACTATTGTATTTATGTAATATATAGGATCGATTCAGGTTATTGGCAGGTACGTTATGATTTACCTATGGAGTTTTGTAATTGGTCTGCAATCGTAACTTCCTTGGCCCTATTTACCCGAAATAGAACTCTTGCGGAACTTTCTTATTTTTGGGTAATTGCAGGTTCTATGCAAGGAGTGATCACTCCGGATCTATCCGTAACATTTCCTCATATTTACTTTTTTATATTCTTCATAGCTCATTCTGGCCTTGTAATATCTGCTCTTTATGTTGTTTTCGGATTAGAACTGACGCCTAGAAAAGGAGCAGTACTTCGATCCGTTCTTTACACCCAAATCTATGTCGTAACTGCTTTGGTTATAGATTTTGCCTTAGATGCAAATTACGGATATATGAGAGAAAAGTCCGCTGCAGGTTCTCTCATGGATTATTTAGGTCCTTGGCCAATTTACATTCTTTGGATGCAGGCCTTAGGGATGATCTTATTTACCTTATTATATCTTCCTTTTTGGAAGAAAAACCTAAGAGAGGAAAGTTAG
- a CDS encoding acyl-CoA thioesterase, whose translation MRLMEKTDKIITSFAVPVRKSDIDVNGHVNNGTYQSYFEEARIKTFQLLKEEGETILSSDRLVVRLCEIEYKAELKYPEDAVVTTDILHSDPESTEIMQEIFRASDSALVCKARFVLSLFDDSVEVFYSEENYPYAFYHPISVGWAEMDPEGKVNLETIQYYLDDARIRSSYQCGLDLHSLQSKGIGPVVYKAELNYFDSMRFPDDYVIVTVYQKSEKNRLAFRHDVFSKKTKKLVLTSFVHGLFMDLKRKRPHQFTEEEMKMIFSVKNAPIFD comes from the coding sequence ATGAGGCTAATGGAAAAAACGGATAAGATCATAACATCTTTCGCAGTTCCAGTCCGTAAATCTGATATAGACGTAAACGGACATGTAAACAATGGCACCTACCAAAGTTATTTTGAAGAAGCAAGGATCAAAACCTTCCAACTTTTAAAAGAAGAAGGGGAAACAATCCTAAGTTCGGACCGCTTGGTAGTCCGCCTATGCGAAATAGAATATAAAGCAGAGTTAAAATACCCGGAAGATGCGGTAGTCACTACGGACATTCTTCACTCCGACCCTGAATCCACGGAGATCATGCAGGAAATTTTTCGCGCTTCCGATTCGGCGTTGGTCTGTAAGGCAAGATTCGTATTAAGTCTTTTTGACGATTCTGTAGAAGTCTTTTATTCCGAAGAAAATTATCCTTATGCATTCTATCATCCGATCAGCGTAGGTTGGGCGGAAATGGATCCGGAAGGTAAGGTAAATCTAGAAACTATCCAATACTATCTGGATGACGCAAGGATCCGTTCCTCTTATCAATGCGGACTGGATTTGCATTCATTACAATCAAAAGGGATCGGCCCGGTTGTTTACAAGGCTGAGTTGAATTATTTCGACTCAATGCGTTTCCCGGACGATTATGTGATAGTAACCGTATATCAAAAATCGGAAAAAAATCGATTGGCCTTCCGCCATGACGTATTCTCGAAAAAAACCAAAAAATTAGTCCTTACTTCTTTCGTACACGGACTATTTATGGATCTAAAAAGAAAGAGACCGCATCAATTCACTGAAGAAGAAATGAAAATGATCTTTAGCGTAAAAAATGCGCCAATCTTTGATTGA
- a CDS encoding TetR/AcrR family transcriptional regulator — MRIQKDLIRSEDPAKDRILKAAFKLFYSKGYPNTGINEILEEAGAFKKSLYIHFPSKKDLGKAYLLEQEEAILGFVKRIAKREKKYSDFIKSWMKMLRRGLKNTYIYGCPYANLSNQTHDEPEISDFVKVALGRWVKDFEICLKEITWSSKKEKTGPELKEISESILFYYQGALQLYGMSGDFKHIHRLEKALLSLDK; from the coding sequence ATGAGAATCCAAAAGGACTTAATCCGGTCGGAAGACCCTGCCAAGGACAGGATCTTAAAAGCTGCTTTTAAATTATTCTATTCCAAGGGTTATCCCAATACTGGGATAAACGAAATTTTGGAAGAAGCGGGAGCTTTTAAGAAGAGCCTATACATTCATTTTCCTTCTAAAAAGGATCTGGGTAAGGCATACCTTTTGGAACAAGAAGAAGCTATATTAGGTTTTGTTAAAAGGATCGCTAAGAGAGAAAAAAAATATTCGGATTTTATTAAATCTTGGATGAAGATGCTAAGAAGAGGTTTGAAAAATACTTATATTTACGGTTGTCCTTACGCAAATTTATCCAATCAAACGCATGATGAACCCGAGATCTCGGATTTTGTAAAGGTTGCATTGGGTCGCTGGGTAAAAGATTTCGAAATCTGTTTAAAAGAAATCACGTGGAGCTCCAAAAAGGAAAAAACTGGACCTGAGCTAAAGGAAATCTCGGAAAGTATTCTTTTTTATTACCAAGGCGCGTTACAGTTATACGGAATGTCCGGTGATTTTAAACATATCCATCGATTGGAAAAAGCGCTTCTATCTTTGGACAAATAG
- a CDS encoding SAP domain-containing protein, which yields MKSRPSFEKIKTISEFESYYWYREELQEICMNLKISSKGAKAELEERLRSYIALGREEFLKKENSSRRHNPVRRKIKSENEITLKSKIIPEGIRFDSKFREFCRKYYDLKKFSFTKAMAEAVRDAEKIGNLKLSVQDLLKVYENPPKEERPDDRVLRWNRFVKDFHSDPKTSAFKNKLNIAAFLWGKVRDRAGSKKFDPSLLEEFAKEIRKLEANSNK from the coding sequence ATGAAATCCCGTCCTTCTTTCGAAAAAATTAAAACGATATCCGAATTCGAATCCTACTATTGGTACAGAGAAGAATTACAGGAAATTTGTATGAATTTAAAGATTTCTTCCAAAGGAGCAAAAGCCGAATTAGAAGAAAGATTAAGATCTTACATTGCGTTAGGAAGAGAAGAGTTCTTAAAGAAAGAAAACTCTTCTCGAAGGCATAACCCTGTTCGCAGAAAAATCAAAAGCGAAAATGAGATCACTCTTAAATCTAAAATTATTCCGGAAGGAATTCGATTTGATTCTAAATTCAGGGAATTCTGCAGAAAGTATTATGATCTCAAAAAATTCAGTTTTACCAAGGCAATGGCAGAAGCAGTTCGAGATGCCGAGAAGATTGGGAATCTAAAGCTCTCCGTCCAAGATCTTTTGAAAGTATATGAAAATCCACCGAAGGAAGAACGGCCGGATGATCGCGTTCTAAGATGGAATCGATTCGTAAAAGATTTTCATTCCGATCCGAAAACTTCTGCGTTTAAGAATAAACTGAATATAGCTGCTTTTTTATGGGGAAAAGTCCGAGACAGAGCTGGCAGTAAAAAATTCGATCCTTCTCTTTTGGAAGAATTTGCCAAAGAGATCCGAAAGTTGGAGGCTAATAGTAATAAGTAA
- a CDS encoding DNA-3-methyladenine glycosylase I encodes MKALTKYCHYVLSLEKDQDPENKIYHDTEYGFTLNSDDELFGRLILEINQAGLSWTTILRKKENFRKAYKDFSIKKISKFSEKDFDRLMNDAGIIRNRLKINAAIHNANVIIGLQKEFGSFQDWLHSHHPKSLEEWTKLFKKTFVFVGGEIVNEFLMSTGYLEGAHGPGCPIYKKAMQSKPAWNSKKKK; translated from the coding sequence ATGAAAGCTCTTACAAAATATTGTCATTATGTTCTTTCACTCGAAAAGGATCAAGATCCTGAAAACAAGATCTATCATGATACTGAATACGGTTTTACCCTAAATTCGGACGACGAACTATTCGGTAGACTTATCTTAGAAATCAATCAAGCGGGTCTATCTTGGACTACGATCTTAAGAAAAAAGGAAAACTTCCGCAAAGCTTACAAAGACTTCTCCATCAAAAAGATCTCAAAATTTTCCGAAAAAGATTTCGATCGACTCATGAACGATGCGGGCATTATTCGAAATAGACTCAAAATAAACGCGGCTATCCATAACGCAAACGTGATCATCGGTCTCCAAAAAGAATTCGGAAGTTTCCAAGATTGGTTGCATTCCCATCATCCGAAATCATTAGAAGAATGGACCAAGCTATTCAAAAAAACTTTCGTGTTTGTCGGGGGAGAAATAGTGAACGAATTTTTAATGAGCACTGGATATTTAGAAGGAGCTCACGGTCCAGGATGTCCCATTTACAAAAAGGCCATGCAGTCCAAGCCAGCTTGGAACTCTAAGAAGAAAAAATAG